In Massilia violaceinigra, one DNA window encodes the following:
- a CDS encoding glycosyltransferase family 4 protein, translating into MTTMKIMFVADQLKFGGGERHTVALATGLVRRGHQVALGYLKDSAELAPDLEQGGVAPLLCCHAKDGFDYAAMGRLAALVDQFEPDVMIGTSQYSLMCAAIAGLRARKRPKLVFINHSMGVVKRGGKQRLRFVVYRQFYRMAQCTIYISELQRGFFKALGVSDARSEVVHNGVDLNHFAVARVADQAAAMRREHGFGAHELVIGLCAIFREEKRQVDLLAALARLRAQGVAARVVLVGDGSMRPQIEACIDALGLRDAVLLAGFQQDVRPYIAMCNVMALTSHDENFPIATLEYMALGKPLVASDVGGMREQVEHGVNGLLYPAGDVDALVAALSRFSDEALCAQLGQGALATVRARFDAERMLDRYEAIFQAVAGKLARVGLA; encoded by the coding sequence ATGACGACGATGAAAATCATGTTCGTCGCCGACCAGCTGAAATTCGGCGGCGGCGAACGCCACACAGTAGCCCTGGCCACCGGCCTGGTGCGGCGCGGCCACCAGGTGGCCCTGGGCTACCTCAAGGATTCGGCCGAACTGGCCCCCGACCTGGAGCAGGGCGGGGTGGCGCCGCTGCTGTGCTGCCACGCGAAAGATGGCTTCGATTACGCCGCCATGGGCCGCCTGGCCGCCCTGGTCGACCAGTTCGAGCCCGACGTGATGATCGGCACCTCCCAGTATTCGCTGATGTGCGCCGCGATCGCCGGCCTGCGCGCCAGGAAGCGCCCCAAGCTGGTGTTCATCAACCACAGCATGGGCGTGGTCAAGCGCGGCGGCAAGCAGCGCCTGCGTTTCGTGGTGTACCGCCAGTTTTACCGCATGGCCCAGTGCACCATCTATATCAGCGAACTGCAGCGCGGCTTCTTCAAGGCGCTCGGCGTGAGCGACGCGCGCAGCGAGGTGGTGCATAACGGCGTCGACCTGAACCATTTCGCGGTGGCGCGCGTGGCCGACCAGGCGGCCGCCATGCGGCGCGAGCATGGTTTCGGCGCGCACGAACTGGTGATCGGCCTGTGCGCCATCTTCCGCGAGGAAAAGCGCCAGGTCGATTTGCTGGCCGCGCTGGCGCGCCTGCGCGCCCAGGGCGTGGCGGCGCGCGTGGTGCTGGTCGGCGACGGCAGCATGCGGCCCCAGATCGAAGCGTGCATCGATGCGCTCGGCCTGCGCGATGCCGTGCTGCTGGCCGGCTTCCAGCAGGATGTGCGGCCCTATATCGCCATGTGCAATGTGATGGCGCTCACCTCGCACGATGAGAATTTCCCGATCGCCACCCTGGAATACATGGCGCTCGGCAAGCCGCTGGTCGCCAGCGATGTCGGCGGCATGCGCGAGCAGGTCGAGCATGGCGTCAACGGCTTGCTGTATCCCGCCGGCGACGTCGATGCGCTGGTGGCGGCGCTGTCGCGTTTCAGCGACGAGGCCCTGTGCGCGCAGCTGGGGCAGGGCGCGCTGGCAACCGTGCGCGCGCGCTTCGACGCCGAGCGCATGCTGGATCGTTATGAAGCCATTTTCCAGGCAGTGGCGGGCAAGCTTGCCCGCGTCGGGCTGGCGTGA
- a CDS encoding glycosyltransferase, with product MNIFAICYYAPPKLTPQAIQIGRQLYHLDGKVTMLHGQDAEFPDAYDQYPDFFQRVDSLCVHNPGMFLKGRLLRLARRVVPTYGTTPDGLGRWRALAKRAALAHIAAKRPDVLVSFGMPMSDHLLGLDLKRATGLPWLVHFSDPWAGNPFHSGTPEVLRINAEMEKSVIASADQVLFTSSRTLEMVMSKYPNAWRARAAVLPHAWDMENFGPAAPQAAQPAAQPPDARRVIRHIGACYGARSPEPLFKALARMLERQPGALDGVRFEFVGPLQKIFLASAALASLPPGLVTLCGQVPYRESLRLAREADALLVIDAPSASPSVFLPSKLVEYIGARRPVWGITSPGTSADLIAEWAGSPDACAAPDDIEAITRMLRVGLASLEAGVAPVLPEDVAQRFAPQRVSDALKGHMQQAIDRSRAG from the coding sequence TTGAATATTTTTGCCATTTGCTATTACGCGCCGCCCAAGCTGACGCCGCAGGCGATCCAGATCGGGCGCCAGCTGTATCACCTGGACGGCAAGGTCACCATGCTGCACGGCCAGGATGCGGAGTTCCCCGACGCTTACGACCAGTATCCGGATTTCTTCCAGCGCGTCGATTCCCTGTGCGTGCACAACCCCGGCATGTTCCTCAAGGGCCGCCTGCTGCGCCTGGCGCGGCGCGTGGTCCCGACCTACGGCACCACGCCGGACGGCCTGGGCCGCTGGCGCGCGCTGGCCAAGCGCGCCGCGCTGGCGCACATCGCCGCCAAGCGGCCCGACGTGCTGGTCAGCTTCGGCATGCCGATGAGCGACCACTTGCTGGGCCTGGACCTGAAACGCGCCACCGGCTTGCCGTGGCTGGTGCACTTCAGCGACCCGTGGGCCGGCAATCCTTTCCACTCGGGCACGCCCGAGGTGCTGCGCATCAATGCGGAAATGGAAAAGAGCGTCATCGCCAGCGCCGACCAGGTCTTGTTCACCTCCAGCCGCACGCTCGAGATGGTGATGAGCAAATACCCGAACGCCTGGCGCGCCAGGGCGGCCGTGCTGCCGCACGCCTGGGACATGGAAAACTTCGGCCCGGCGGCGCCGCAAGCGGCCCAGCCGGCTGCGCAGCCGCCTGACGCGCGCCGCGTCATCCGCCACATCGGCGCCTGCTACGGCGCGCGCTCGCCCGAGCCGCTGTTCAAGGCCCTGGCGCGCATGCTGGAACGCCAGCCGGGCGCGCTCGACGGCGTGCGTTTCGAGTTCGTCGGTCCCCTGCAAAAGATTTTCCTGGCCTCGGCGGCGCTGGCATCGCTGCCGCCCGGCCTGGTGACGCTGTGCGGCCAGGTGCCGTACCGCGAATCGCTGCGCCTGGCGCGCGAGGCCGATGCGCTGCTGGTGATCGACGCCCCGAGCGCCAGCCCGAGCGTGTTTTTGCCGAGCAAGCTGGTCGAATACATCGGCGCGCGCCGCCCGGTCTGGGGCATCACCTCGCCCGGCACCTCGGCCGACCTGATCGCCGAATGGGCCGGCAGCCCCGACGCCTGCGCCGCCCCGGACGATATCGAAGCCATCACGCGCATGCTGCGCGTCGGCCTGGCGAGCCTGGAAGCGGGCGTGGCCCCCGTGCTGCCGGAAGACGTGGCCCAGCGCTTCGCGCCGCAGCGCGTATCGGATGCGCTCAAGGGGCATATGCAGCAAGCCATCGACCGCAGCCGCGCCGGCTGA
- the wecB gene encoding non-hydrolyzing UDP-N-acetylglucosamine 2-epimerase, protein MPATQKLLFVFGTRPEAIKLAPVVLAARAHGGFEVVVCVSAQHREMLDSVLAFFGIVPEFDLNLMKPGQTLTGVTTGVLDGLVPVLEQVRPDWMIVQGDTTTAFVAALAAFYAKVKVAHVEAGLRTGNIYEPFPEEMNRKLVGQIAEMHFPPTAPAKVNLLREGVLEERILITGNTGIDALYLVRERLNTDPACRAQVGAALAPQGLERFIGPRRPFVLVTAHRRESFGAGFEAICTGIAELCARYPAIDFVFPVHPNPAVRGAVDQFLVPSGFANLVLCQPLDYLPFVAMMINASVVLTDSGGVQEEAPSLGKPVVVMRDVTERMEGTASGMVHLVGPNRERIVNAVATLLDGALGDGVGGNFYGDGHASRRILDSLAAFGERV, encoded by the coding sequence ATGCCCGCTACGCAAAAACTGCTCTTCGTCTTCGGTACCCGTCCCGAGGCGATCAAACTGGCCCCGGTGGTCCTGGCCGCGCGCGCGCACGGCGGCTTCGAGGTCGTCGTCTGCGTCTCCGCCCAGCACCGCGAGATGCTCGACAGCGTACTGGCCTTCTTCGGCATCGTGCCCGAGTTCGACCTGAACCTGATGAAGCCGGGCCAGACCCTGACCGGCGTCACCACCGGCGTGCTCGACGGCCTGGTGCCGGTGCTCGAACAGGTCCGTCCGGACTGGATGATCGTCCAGGGCGACACCACCACCGCCTTCGTGGCCGCGCTGGCCGCCTTCTACGCCAAGGTCAAGGTGGCCCACGTCGAAGCGGGCCTGCGCACCGGCAACATCTACGAACCGTTCCCGGAAGAGATGAACCGCAAGCTGGTCGGCCAGATCGCCGAAATGCACTTCCCGCCGACCGCCCCGGCCAAGGTCAACCTGCTGCGCGAAGGCGTTCTGGAAGAGCGCATCCTGATCACCGGCAACACCGGGATCGACGCCCTGTACCTGGTGCGCGAACGCTTGAATACCGATCCGGCCTGCCGCGCCCAGGTCGGCGCCGCGCTCGCCCCGCAAGGGCTGGAGCGCTTCATCGGCCCGCGCCGTCCGTTCGTGCTGGTCACCGCGCACCGCCGCGAGAGCTTCGGCGCCGGCTTTGAAGCCATCTGCACCGGCATCGCCGAGCTGTGCGCGCGCTACCCCGCCATCGATTTCGTGTTCCCGGTACACCCGAACCCGGCCGTGCGCGGCGCGGTCGACCAGTTCCTGGTGCCGTCCGGTTTCGCCAACCTGGTGCTGTGCCAGCCGCTCGACTACCTGCCGTTCGTGGCCATGATGATCAACGCTTCCGTGGTGCTGACCGATTCCGGCGGCGTGCAGGAAGAAGCGCCTAGCCTGGGCAAGCCGGTGGTGGTCATGCGCGATGTGACCGAGCGCATGGAAGGCACGGCGTCGGGCATGGTGCACCTGGTCGGCCCGAACCGCGAGCGCATCGTGAATGCCGTGGCGACCCTGCTCGACGGCGCCCTGGGCGATGGCGTGGGCGGCAATTTCTACGGCGACGGCCATGCCTCGCGCCGCATTCTCGATTCGCTGGCCGCCTTCGGAGAGCGCGTTTGA
- a CDS encoding lipopolysaccharide biosynthesis protein, translated as MSASLKRGAVSLTAANMLDFGLQFMLPIALVRLLPTAAFADYRLAWLAIATAMAVAPFALPRSLFYFLPRTEQSARAAYVHQTLLMLLFSGACAGLLLGPWNPLLPASLRAMHSAAWFMPAFLTLWVAANLIEYLPNAGGDVPGQARTIVGLAVLRVLMVAAAALSGRADVVFGALVLYAAIKVALLLVHIGRNYGWKVFPLDRGALRTQWVYAVPFGLASALFLLRGQADQWVAAALFPASAFAAFSIGAVIMPVVALVRNSVNNAISPRLSKLESSKDQAGMLRLNQRANLAAAFVLLPTLVLSAVLAVHIVTVVYTAKYLIAADVMRINALALLGVAVEVSTLTVVLNQGRFLLMADGVMLFISLAAGFIGATLFGIPGAALGNVVTLAAGNAFSFWRVSRVTGVPVRRLQRWGTLLRILGAALGAGALAALFDHADLVAAPFIEALLIGLVYCLLYAVLLKLAGVVPEARALFTHQVPSPTPSTQD; from the coding sequence ATGAGCGCCAGCCTCAAGCGCGGCGCGGTTTCGCTGACCGCCGCCAACATGCTCGACTTCGGCCTGCAGTTCATGCTGCCGATCGCGCTGGTGCGCCTGCTGCCGACCGCCGCCTTTGCCGACTACCGCCTGGCCTGGCTGGCCATTGCCACGGCCATGGCGGTGGCGCCGTTCGCGTTGCCGCGCAGCCTGTTTTACTTCTTGCCGCGCACCGAGCAGAGCGCGCGCGCGGCCTATGTCCACCAGACCCTGCTGATGCTGCTGTTTTCCGGCGCCTGCGCCGGCCTCTTGCTGGGACCGTGGAATCCGCTGCTGCCGGCCAGCCTGCGCGCCATGCACAGCGCAGCCTGGTTCATGCCGGCCTTTCTCACCCTGTGGGTGGCCGCCAACCTGATCGAATACCTGCCCAATGCCGGCGGCGACGTGCCGGGCCAGGCCCGCACCATCGTCGGCCTGGCGGTGCTGCGCGTGCTGATGGTGGCCGCCGCGGCCCTGTCCGGACGCGCCGACGTCGTCTTCGGCGCCCTGGTGCTGTACGCCGCCATCAAGGTCGCCCTGCTGCTGGTGCACATCGGCCGCAATTACGGCTGGAAGGTGTTTCCGCTCGACCGCGGCGCGCTGCGCACCCAGTGGGTGTACGCGGTGCCGTTCGGCCTGGCCTCGGCCCTGTTCCTGCTGCGCGGCCAGGCCGACCAGTGGGTGGCCGCCGCCCTGTTTCCGGCCTCGGCCTTTGCCGCCTTTTCCATCGGCGCGGTGATCATGCCGGTGGTGGCGCTGGTGAGAAACAGCGTCAACAATGCGATTTCGCCGCGCCTGTCCAAGCTCGAATCGAGCAAGGACCAGGCCGGCATGCTGCGCCTGAACCAGCGCGCCAATCTGGCCGCCGCCTTCGTGCTGCTGCCGACCCTGGTGCTCTCGGCCGTGCTGGCGGTCCACATCGTCACCGTGGTCTACACCGCCAAGTACCTGATCGCCGCCGACGTCATGCGCATCAATGCGCTCGCGCTGCTGGGCGTGGCGGTCGAGGTCAGCACCCTGACCGTGGTGCTCAACCAGGGGCGCTTCCTGCTCATGGCCGATGGCGTGATGCTGTTCATCAGCCTGGCAGCCGGCTTCATCGGCGCCACCCTGTTCGGTATTCCGGGCGCCGCGCTCGGCAATGTCGTCACCCTGGCCGCCGGCAATGCCTTCAGCTTCTGGCGCGTCTCGCGCGTGACCGGCGTGCCGGTGCGCCGCCTGCAGCGCTGGGGCACCCTGTTGCGCATCCTCGGCGCCGCGCTCGGCGCCGGCGCCCTGGCCGCGCTGTTCGACCATGCCGACCTGGTCGCCGCGCCCTTTATCGAAGCGCTGCTGATCGGCCTGGTGTACTGCCTGCTGTACGCCGTGCTGCTCAAGCTGGCCGGCGTCGTGCCCGAGGCGCGCGCCCTGTTTACGCACCAAGTGCCATCCCCAACTCCCTCCACTCAGGATTAA
- a CDS encoding serine O-acetyltransferase, with amino-acid sequence MNAQGRQHLRMLWRADLYRHLGGQSGTRAALRAYRMVPGFRFMVWLRLAAATQRAGLLWKPVYVLARIMHKHYTYKFGISIPHDTQIGPGFFIGHFGGIVINRDARIGRNCNISQGITIGQLNRGERKGVPVLGDNIYIGPGAVVVGAIHIANGCAIGANAVVTRDLGENSVAVGIPAKVISTQGSEGYVEHCDYPDA; translated from the coding sequence ATGAACGCGCAGGGCCGCCAGCACTTGCGCATGCTGTGGCGCGCCGATCTGTATCGCCATCTCGGCGGACAGAGCGGCACGCGCGCGGCCTTGCGCGCCTACCGCATGGTGCCCGGTTTCCGTTTCATGGTGTGGCTGCGCCTGGCCGCCGCCACCCAGCGCGCGGGCCTGCTGTGGAAGCCGGTTTACGTGCTTGCACGCATCATGCACAAGCATTACACCTACAAATTCGGAATTTCCATTCCGCACGATACGCAGATCGGCCCCGGCTTTTTCATCGGCCACTTCGGCGGCATCGTCATCAACCGCGACGCCCGCATCGGGCGCAACTGCAATATTTCGCAGGGCATCACCATCGGCCAGCTCAACCGGGGCGAGCGCAAGGGCGTGCCGGTGCTGGGCGATAACATTTACATCGGCCCCGGCGCGGTGGTGGTCGGCGCCATCCATATCGCCAACGGCTGCGCCATCGGCGCCAACGCCGTCGTCACGCGCGACCTGGGCGAAAATTCGGTCGCGGTCGGCATTCCGGCCAAGGTCATCTCGACCCAGGGCAGCGAAGGCTATGTCGAGCACTGCGATTATCCCGATGCGTAG
- a CDS encoding glycosyltransferase family 4 protein, with translation MLNYYAWGVIADLDGKKVHIGGEEVQHALMSRYLAKSGLDVTSVVGDFGQQALEQVSGVKVRKTFKKTAGLPGLRFFAPRLTSTWAAMRAADADVYYVSCAGANVGIAAAFCQRHKRRLVFRIASDSDCAPDTLLLSGSRDRMLYHYGLRRADAILAQTDKQAELLMKNYGLHADVAGMFSDVPETILAPAARATDLLWLANMRSMKRPEWFVDIVRKVPDLVCEMAGGAHPEELDLYARVEQGAASLPNLRFHGQVKFGSTRKLFANARIFVNTSSFEGFPNTYLQAWANGVPVVATFDPDGIIKRLGLGVAVADIDGAVAAARALLADPAELAACSARCRDYAVARLAPETVAAPYLSALLA, from the coding sequence ATGCTCAACTACTATGCCTGGGGCGTCATCGCCGACCTGGATGGGAAAAAAGTGCATATCGGCGGCGAAGAAGTGCAGCATGCACTGATGTCGCGCTATCTGGCCAAAAGCGGCCTGGACGTCACCTCGGTGGTGGGCGACTTCGGCCAGCAAGCCCTGGAGCAGGTCAGCGGCGTGAAAGTGCGCAAGACCTTCAAGAAGACCGCCGGCCTGCCGGGCCTGCGCTTTTTCGCCCCGCGCCTGACCTCGACCTGGGCCGCCATGCGCGCCGCCGACGCCGATGTGTATTACGTCAGCTGCGCCGGCGCCAATGTCGGCATCGCCGCCGCCTTTTGCCAGCGCCACAAGCGGCGCCTGGTGTTCCGCATCGCATCCGATTCCGATTGCGCGCCCGACACCCTGCTGCTGTCCGGTTCGCGCGACCGCATGCTGTATCACTACGGCCTGCGCCGCGCCGACGCCATCCTGGCGCAAACCGACAAGCAGGCTGAACTCCTGATGAAGAACTACGGCTTGCACGCCGACGTGGCCGGCATGTTTTCCGACGTGCCCGAGACCATCCTGGCCCCGGCCGCGCGCGCGACCGACCTGCTGTGGCTGGCCAACATGCGCTCCATGAAGCGCCCCGAGTGGTTCGTCGACATCGTGCGCAAGGTGCCCGATCTGGTCTGCGAAATGGCCGGCGGCGCCCATCCGGAAGAACTCGACCTGTACGCACGGGTGGAGCAGGGCGCGGCCAGCCTGCCCAACCTGCGCTTTCACGGCCAGGTCAAGTTCGGCTCGACCCGGAAACTGTTCGCCAACGCGCGCATTTTCGTCAATACCTCGTCCTTCGAGGGTTTTCCCAATACCTATCTGCAAGCCTGGGCCAATGGCGTGCCGGTGGTCGCCACCTTCGATCCGGACGGTATCATCAAGCGCCTGGGCCTGGGCGTGGCGGTGGCCGACATCGATGGCGCCGTGGCCGCCGCGCGCGCCCTGCTGGCCGATCCGGCCGAACTGGCCGCCTGCAGCGCGCGTTGCCGCGACTATGCGGTGGCGCGCCTTGCGCCCGAGACCGTCGCCGCTCCCTACCTGTCGGCACTGCTCGCATGA
- a CDS encoding O-antigen ligase family protein has protein sequence MIDHPVPQSRRYKPGGSGKLTAIAGVIALMMLAALFGAAVPTLGALVPIAVILASVGLWVMLDFRVGVAFAVVIMPLSPLSFFPREMFGIRGLNPLNLILIATIVSYVVHAGLRRWKDPIAPGRLLGWYILPILVACLVGMNNVDLIPPRFQAERLIQFNTATSYIRDVFIKPQFLVMLSLMVGLSVRHSKHPEKFMYLMLASGWVLCALMSWLLVTSGMSLRQLASPLARTFLGKLNMHANELSLVLNMLYALTLFSIREEIPSHIRRIFFVSAILFAVCVLMTFSRGGFVGFILINLIYFWKRISVKTVITGVLVAACIGPFVLEPILERALTGVEGGDRGAVTAGRVDGIWLPLLPYVLAEPILPHGVFSILWSPPVRLNKMLPVAQTHSAWLGGLMDMGLVGFGFMLAFLLFVRREFMRLSKEHAVPALQGLFAGGAVLVPLWFIQGVTDDHFTPTFAQSYFWIALGILMGCGGVFRQKKKGRDPNKFKAPVFPTDEYGNIRKVT, from the coding sequence ATGATCGATCACCCGGTTCCCCAGTCGCGCCGCTACAAGCCGGGCGGCAGCGGCAAGCTGACCGCGATCGCCGGCGTGATCGCGCTGATGATGCTCGCCGCCCTGTTCGGCGCCGCCGTGCCGACCCTGGGCGCGCTGGTGCCGATCGCCGTGATCCTGGCCAGCGTCGGCCTGTGGGTCATGCTCGACTTCCGGGTCGGGGTGGCGTTTGCCGTGGTCATCATGCCGCTTTCGCCGCTCAGTTTCTTCCCGCGCGAAATGTTCGGCATCCGCGGCCTGAACCCGCTGAACCTGATCCTGATCGCCACCATCGTCTCGTACGTCGTCCATGCCGGCCTGCGCCGCTGGAAAGACCCGATCGCACCCGGACGCCTGCTCGGCTGGTACATCCTGCCGATCCTGGTCGCCTGCCTGGTCGGCATGAACAATGTCGACCTGATTCCGCCGCGTTTCCAGGCCGAGCGCCTGATTCAGTTCAACACGGCCACCAGCTACATCCGCGACGTCTTCATCAAGCCGCAATTTCTGGTCATGCTCTCCCTGATGGTCGGCTTGTCGGTGCGCCACAGTAAGCATCCGGAAAAATTCATGTACCTGATGCTGGCCTCGGGCTGGGTGCTGTGCGCCCTCATGTCCTGGCTGCTGGTGACCAGCGGCATGTCGCTGCGCCAGCTGGCCTCGCCCCTGGCGCGCACCTTCCTCGGCAAGCTGAACATGCACGCTAACGAGCTCAGCCTGGTGCTGAACATGCTGTACGCACTGACCCTGTTTTCGATCCGCGAAGAAATTCCGAGCCATATCCGGCGCATCTTTTTCGTCTCGGCCATCCTGTTCGCCGTGTGCGTGCTGATGACCTTTTCGCGCGGCGGCTTTGTCGGCTTCATCCTGATCAACCTGATTTACTTCTGGAAGCGCATCAGCGTCAAGACCGTCATCACCGGCGTGCTGGTGGCCGCCTGCATCGGCCCCTTCGTGCTGGAGCCGATCCTGGAACGCGCCCTGACCGGGGTGGAGGGAGGCGACCGCGGCGCCGTCACCGCCGGCCGCGTGGACGGCATCTGGCTGCCGCTGCTGCCTTACGTGCTGGCCGAGCCGATCCTGCCGCACGGCGTATTTTCCATTCTCTGGAGCCCGCCCGTGCGCCTGAACAAGATGCTGCCGGTGGCTCAGACCCACAGCGCCTGGCTGGGCGGACTGATGGACATGGGCCTGGTGGGTTTCGGTTTCATGCTCGCTTTCCTGCTGTTCGTGCGGCGCGAATTCATGCGCCTGTCCAAGGAACACGCCGTGCCGGCCCTGCAGGGCCTGTTCGCGGGCGGCGCCGTGCTGGTGCCGCTCTGGTTCATCCAGGGCGTCACCGACGACCATTTCACGCCCACCTTCGCCCAGTCCTATTTCTGGATCGCGCTCGGCATCCTGATGGGTTGCGGCGGCGTGTTCCGGCAAAAGAAAAAGGGCAGGGACCCGAACAAATTCAAGGCGCCCGTCTTCCCCACAGACGAGTACGGCAATATCCGAAAGGTAACGTAG
- the xrtB gene encoding exosortase B: protein MSAQAKSTLPAGLSGNGPLPSWAPIALGLLLMYVPSFYDILTGLWSTEEQAHGPIILGISLWLLYRNWGQMLAASEGQRGSWLGWPLLVLSVFVYFIGRSQGIAIFEIGSFLGTLMALILLMRGTRALRAQWFPFFFMLFMLPLPGSLVDMLTMPMKTAVSWVVGNVLYWVGYPISRSGVILQIGQYKLLVADACAGLHTLFTLEALGLLYLNIVRHNSLFRNITLAILIVPISFLSNVIRVMVLTLITYHLGDAAGQGFLHGFAGMVLFVSALLLIIATDSLLRFGASDKEALPLFAGAGGPPALTADYGTLRMAALAALLMGGALLATVAIKPQKMLSESMPAISLETSVPGAFGDWKIDPDAVAMVPSSVQQEKVATIYSQTLSRTYINSRGQRVMLTIAYGSNQTQSMRAHRQEVCYSAQGFQIRDLHNENLVFDGLPVPVTRMVASNGPRIEPVTYWFTMGSSVVRSYLDRQVVQLKYALSDFIPDGYLFRVSSIEPDDKAAFAAQDAFVNDLMKHLAPPVRAKLIGAPA from the coding sequence ATGAGCGCGCAGGCCAAATCGACCCTGCCGGCCGGACTGTCCGGCAACGGGCCGCTGCCGTCCTGGGCGCCGATCGCACTCGGCCTGCTGCTGATGTATGTGCCGAGCTTCTACGATATCCTCACCGGCCTGTGGTCGACCGAAGAGCAGGCCCACGGCCCCATCATCCTCGGCATTTCGCTGTGGCTGCTGTACCGCAACTGGGGCCAGATGCTGGCCGCCAGCGAAGGCCAGCGCGGCAGCTGGCTGGGCTGGCCGCTGCTGGTGCTGTCCGTGTTCGTGTACTTCATCGGCCGTTCGCAAGGCATCGCCATCTTCGAGATCGGCTCCTTCCTCGGCACCCTGATGGCCCTGATCCTGCTCATGCGCGGCACGCGCGCGCTGCGCGCCCAGTGGTTCCCGTTCTTCTTCATGCTGTTCATGCTGCCGCTGCCGGGTTCCCTGGTCGACATGCTGACCATGCCGATGAAAACCGCCGTCTCCTGGGTCGTCGGCAACGTGCTGTACTGGGTCGGCTATCCGATCTCGCGCAGCGGCGTCATTCTCCAGATCGGCCAGTACAAGCTGCTCGTGGCCGATGCCTGCGCCGGCCTGCATACCCTGTTCACGCTGGAAGCGCTGGGCCTGCTGTACCTGAACATCGTGCGCCACAATTCGCTGTTCCGCAACATCACCCTGGCCATCCTGATCGTGCCGATCTCCTTCCTTTCCAACGTGATCCGGGTCATGGTGCTCACCCTGATCACTTACCACCTGGGCGACGCGGCCGGGCAGGGCTTCCTGCACGGTTTCGCCGGCATGGTGCTGTTCGTCTCGGCGCTGCTCCTCATTATCGCCACCGATTCGCTGCTGCGCTTCGGCGCCTCCGACAAGGAAGCGCTGCCGCTGTTCGCCGGCGCGGGCGGCCCGCCGGCCCTGACGGCCGACTACGGAACGCTGCGCATGGCCGCGCTGGCCGCGCTGCTGATGGGCGGCGCCCTGCTGGCCACGGTGGCCATCAAGCCGCAGAAAATGCTCTCTGAAAGCATGCCGGCGATCAGCCTGGAAACCAGCGTGCCGGGGGCATTCGGCGACTGGAAGATCGATCCCGATGCGGTGGCCATGGTGCCGTCGTCCGTGCAGCAGGAAAAAGTGGCGACCATCTACAGCCAGACCCTGTCGCGCACCTACATCAACAGCCGCGGCCAGCGCGTGATGCTGACCATCGCCTACGGATCCAACCAGACCCAGTCGATGCGCGCCCACCGCCAGGAAGTGTGCTACTCGGCCCAGGGTTTCCAGATCCGCGACCTGCATAATGAAAACCTGGTGTTCGACGGCTTGCCGGTACCGGTCACGCGCATGGTGGCCAGCAATGGCCCGCGCATCGAGCCGGTCACCTACTGGTTCACCATGGGCAGCAGCGTGGTGCGCAGCTACCTCGACCGCCAGGTGGTGCAGCTCAAGTATGCCCTGTCGGACTTCATTCCGGACGGCTACCTGTTCCGCGTCTCGTCGATCGAGCCCGACGACAAGGCTGCCTTCGCCGCCCAGGATGCGTTTGTGAACGACCTGATGAAGCACCTTGCACCACCGGTGCGCGCCAAGCTGATCGGCGCGCCTGCGTGA
- the epsG gene encoding chain length determinant protein tyrosine kinase EpsG yields MTQTELSLAASEKLKRADSSIGGLLLESGKITPENAERVLRMQKELGIRFGEAAQRLGLINEADIQQVLARQFDYPYLQPGEGSYSPHLVAAYDPFSPQVETLRAVRSQLMLRWFARGRKSLTVVGIDRGDGASLFAANLAVVFSQLGEHTLLVDANLRKPAQHAIFNIPGRQGLSDVLAGRADLDVVAHVGSFVDLSVLGAGTLPPNPQELLSRSNFAGLNAQLESKYDVTLYDVAASQTGLDALVLAARTGGVLIVARKNKTHMGDVNALAEQVAQNGAVVVGSVLVDFK; encoded by the coding sequence ATGACGCAGACCGAGCTTTCCCTCGCCGCCTCCGAGAAACTGAAACGCGCCGATTCGAGCATCGGCGGCTTGCTGCTGGAGTCGGGCAAGATCACCCCCGAGAACGCCGAGCGCGTGCTGCGCATGCAGAAGGAACTGGGGATCCGCTTCGGCGAGGCCGCCCAGCGCCTGGGCCTGATCAACGAAGCCGACATCCAGCAAGTGCTGGCGCGCCAGTTCGACTATCCCTACCTGCAGCCGGGCGAGGGCAGCTATTCGCCGCACCTGGTGGCGGCCTACGACCCGTTCAGCCCGCAGGTTGAAACCCTGCGCGCCGTGCGCAGCCAGCTGATGCTGCGCTGGTTCGCGCGCGGGCGCAAGTCGCTCACCGTGGTCGGCATCGACCGCGGCGATGGCGCCAGCCTGTTCGCGGCCAACCTGGCGGTGGTGTTTTCCCAGCTGGGCGAACACACCCTGCTGGTCGACGCCAACTTGCGCAAACCTGCCCAGCACGCCATCTTCAATATTCCCGGCCGCCAGGGCTTGTCCGACGTGCTGGCCGGCCGCGCCGACCTCGACGTGGTGGCCCATGTCGGCTCCTTCGTCGACCTGTCGGTGCTGGGCGCCGGCACCTTGCCGCCGAATCCCCAGGAACTGCTCAGCCGCAGCAATTTCGCCGGCCTGAACGCCCAGCTCGAATCGAAATACGACGTCACCCTGTACGACGTGGCCGCCAGCCAGACCGGGCTCGACGCCCTGGTGCTGGCCGCCCGCACCGGCGGCGTGCTGATCGTCGCGCGCAAGAATAAAACCCATATGGGCGATGTCAACGCCCTGGCCGAACAGGTCGCCCAGAACGGCGCCGTGGTGGTCGGCTCGGTCCTGGTGGACTTCAAATGA